A genomic region of Sulfobacillus acidophilus DSM 10332 contains the following coding sequences:
- a CDS encoding tryptophan synthase, alpha chain (PFAM: Tryptophan synthase alpha chain~TIGRFAM: tryptophan synthase, alpha subunit~COGs: COG0159 Tryptophan synthase alpha chain~HAMAP: Tryptophan synthase, alpha chain~InterPro IPR002028~KEGG: adg:Adeg_1156 tryptophan synthase, alpha subunit~PFAM: Tryptophan synthase, alpha chain~PRIAM: Tryptophan synthase~SPTR: Tryptophan synthase alpha chain;~TIGRFAM: Tryptophan synthase, alpha chain) → MNQRIQEAFVRARAEGRAALIPYLTAGYPRLDLLPDLVQAVSEAGADIIEIGIPFSDPLADGPVLQQAATIALANGTKIKDIFSVVAQLVPKAPPLVFLTYINPVFHMGMEVFVTHMREAGVEGVIIPDLPWAEAEEMRTVTRSQGVALIPLAAPTSTDRHLKAIQHEGDGFVYGVSLTGVTGVRDTLDAGVGELVRRIKAAGPLPVAMGFGISTPEQAHTVAQIADGVIVGSALVKHLQTHPDMAVQAAYEFVRDLRNAVKIPISKA, encoded by the coding sequence ATGAATCAGCGTATCCAGGAGGCGTTTGTACGAGCTCGTGCCGAGGGACGGGCCGCCTTAATTCCCTATTTAACGGCCGGCTATCCGCGGCTGGACTTGTTGCCGGATTTGGTGCAGGCGGTTTCGGAGGCGGGGGCCGACATTATTGAAATCGGCATCCCGTTCTCCGATCCGTTGGCGGACGGACCGGTTTTGCAACAGGCCGCGACGATTGCGCTGGCGAACGGGACGAAAATCAAGGATATTTTTTCCGTCGTGGCGCAATTGGTCCCCAAAGCCCCGCCGCTGGTCTTTTTGACATATATTAACCCGGTTTTTCATATGGGGATGGAAGTATTCGTAACCCATATGCGTGAAGCCGGGGTTGAAGGGGTAATCATCCCCGACTTGCCTTGGGCGGAGGCCGAGGAGATGCGCACCGTGACCCGGTCCCAGGGGGTGGCGCTGATTCCTTTGGCCGCACCGACCTCCACCGATCGGCACCTCAAAGCCATCCAACACGAGGGGGATGGATTTGTCTATGGGGTGTCTTTGACCGGGGTTACCGGGGTACGGGATACCCTGGATGCGGGAGTCGGTGAATTAGTCCGCCGCATTAAGGCGGCCGGACCTTTGCCGGTGGCCATGGGATTCGGGATATCAACCCCTGAACAGGCCCATACCGTAGCGCAAATTGCTGATGGGGTCATTGTCGGTAGCGCATTGGTGAAACATTTGCAAACGCATCCCGATATGGCCGTGCAGGCGGCCTATGAATTTGTGAGGGATCTGCGGAACGCGGTAAAAATTCCTATCTCGAAGGCTTGA
- a CDS encoding Tryptophan synthase beta chain (PFAM: Pyridoxal-phosphate dependent enzyme~TIGRFAM: tryptophan synthase, beta subunit~COGs: COG0133 Tryptophan synthase beta chain~HAMAP: Tryptophan synthase beta chain~InterPro IPR001926:IPR006654~KEGG: tmr:Tmar_1451 tryptophan synthase subunit beta~PFAM: Pyridoxal phosphate-dependent enzyme, beta subunit~PRIAM: Tryptophan synthase~SPTR: Tryptophan synthase, beta chain;~TIGRFAM: Tryptophan synthase, beta chain) — MATRVHKEEWPDQHGRFGRFGGRYVPETLMPAIEELEQAYRAARRDREFQKEFQSLLKDYVGRPTPLRRADQMSAALGFDVYLKREDLNHTGAHKINNTIGQVLLARKMGKTRIIAETGAGQHGVATATAAALFGLKAEVYMGREDVHRQALNVYRMKLLGAEVHAVDSGTKTLKDATNEALRDWVTNVRTTFYVIGSVVGPHPYPMMVRDFQSVIGREARRQYLALTGSLPTHIVAAVGGGSNSMGIFYPFRHDPVALVGIEAAGEGIETGRHAASIHQAEPGILHGSLSYLLQDEDGQIQPAHSISAGLDYPGVGPEHAHFHDTGRATYEAITDQEALDAFYRLSRWEGIIPALESAHAVAWVIKEAPRLKEQHARVLINLSGRGDKDIDAVLRYERGEA, encoded by the coding sequence ATGGCGACGCGAGTGCATAAAGAGGAATGGCCCGATCAACACGGCCGGTTCGGCCGCTTTGGCGGCCGGTATGTGCCGGAAACGTTGATGCCGGCGATTGAGGAGCTGGAGCAGGCCTATCGTGCGGCTCGACGGGACCGGGAGTTTCAGAAGGAATTTCAAAGCCTATTGAAAGATTACGTCGGACGACCGACACCGCTTCGACGGGCCGATCAAATGAGCGCGGCTCTGGGATTTGATGTCTATCTGAAACGGGAAGATTTGAACCATACGGGTGCCCATAAAATTAATAACACGATCGGCCAGGTGCTCTTAGCCCGTAAAATGGGTAAAACGCGGATCATTGCAGAAACCGGGGCCGGGCAGCATGGCGTGGCAACGGCCACGGCGGCGGCGCTGTTTGGCCTCAAGGCGGAAGTTTACATGGGCCGGGAGGATGTGCATCGACAGGCCCTCAACGTGTACCGCATGAAGCTTTTAGGAGCGGAAGTGCACGCCGTCGACTCCGGCACCAAAACGCTGAAAGACGCGACCAACGAAGCATTGCGCGATTGGGTGACCAACGTGCGTACGACCTTTTATGTCATTGGGTCGGTCGTGGGACCGCATCCTTACCCGATGATGGTCCGGGATTTTCAATCCGTGATCGGCCGGGAGGCCCGTCGGCAGTACCTGGCTTTGACCGGGTCGTTGCCGACCCACATTGTGGCCGCGGTCGGGGGCGGATCCAACAGCATGGGGATCTTCTATCCGTTTCGGCATGATCCGGTGGCGCTGGTCGGTATCGAAGCGGCCGGCGAAGGTATTGAGACCGGTCGCCATGCCGCCAGCATCCACCAAGCGGAACCCGGTATTTTGCATGGCAGCCTGAGTTATCTCCTGCAGGACGAAGACGGTCAAATCCAGCCGGCGCATTCGATTTCGGCCGGTCTCGACTATCCCGGGGTGGGCCCGGAGCACGCCCACTTTCATGATACCGGTCGGGCGACCTATGAGGCAATCACCGATCAGGAGGCGCTCGACGCTTTTTACCGGTTGTCTCGCTGGGAAGGGATCATCCCTGCGCTTGAAAGTGCCCACGCGGTCGCTTGGGTCATCAAAGAGGCGCCCCGCCTCAAAGAACAGCACGCTCGGGTGCTCATCAATCTATCGGGCCGTGGCGATAAAGACATTGATGCGGTTTTGCGCTATGAGAGGGGGGAGGCGTAA
- a CDS encoding phosphoribosylanthranilate isomerase (PFAM: N-(5'phosphoribosyl)anthranilate (PRA) isomerase~COGs: COG0135 Phosphoribosylanthranilate isomerase~InterPro IPR001240~KEGG: eat:EAT1b_1451 phosphoribosylanthranilate isomerase~PFAM: N-(5'phosphoribosyl)anthranilate isomerase (PRAI)~SPTR: N-(5'-phosphoribosyl)anthranilate isomerase), with product MLTVKICGIRDAKTAQWAFSEGADYVGLVVTPSPRQLSLAEVRHILASVPGRFVAVGKDVSEDLFRTLLDLPFAAIQLHGRVPDRWIDRVHDQGKRAIATTLDPAADVVLLDGPIPGSGQVRSWERPRFSRPIWIAGGLSPDNVRQVVVRLKPDGVDVSSGVERQGQKDWELIARFIKEARHGDASA from the coding sequence GTGCTAACGGTTAAGATTTGCGGGATTCGGGATGCCAAGACCGCTCAATGGGCCTTTTCCGAAGGAGCCGATTATGTCGGGTTGGTCGTAACGCCAAGCCCGCGGCAGCTCTCATTGGCAGAGGTTCGGCACATTCTCGCGAGCGTTCCCGGACGATTTGTCGCGGTCGGTAAGGACGTTTCGGAGGACCTTTTTCGCACGCTTTTGGACCTGCCTTTTGCGGCTATTCAATTACATGGCCGGGTACCCGACAGATGGATTGACCGCGTGCATGATCAGGGGAAGCGAGCCATTGCCACCACACTCGATCCGGCAGCCGACGTGGTGTTACTGGACGGGCCTATCCCGGGAAGCGGGCAGGTTCGCTCGTGGGAACGGCCCCGGTTTTCCCGCCCGATATGGATTGCTGGCGGACTGAGCCCCGACAATGTGCGGCAGGTGGTGGTCCGGTTGAAACCGGACGGGGTAGATGTCTCCAGTGGAGTCGAGCGGCAGGGACAAAAAGATTGGGAACTGATCGCACGTTTTATTAAGGAGGCACGACATGGCGACGCGAGTGCATAA
- a CDS encoding indole-3-glycerol phosphate synthase (PFAM: Indole-3-glycerol phosphate synthase~COGs: COG0134 Indole-3-glycerol phosphate synthase~InterPro IPR013798~KEGG: dau:Daud_1188 indole-3-glycerol-phosphate synthase~PFAM: Indole-3-glycerol phosphate synthase~PRIAM: Indole-3-glycerol-phosphate synthase~SPTR: Indole-3-glycerol phosphate synthase), whose translation MFLDRIVASVDARVEALRDEWARLEEKAQNMPPTRSLADALRADPGTLQVIAECKQRSPSKGWLTDHYDPVAQAQGYQRAGAAAISVLTEPEFFAGDLAHLRAVREAVSIPVLRKDFIRHPVQIAEARAAGADAVLLIIRILEPDQYRALYDYATRLGLDVLVEIHSPVEAEVALTAHPAIIGVNNRDLDSFETRLSFSQEMALALGPDIIKVSESGIHQVEDLRQVRDWGYQAVLVGEALMRGRPLLEEWRANG comes from the coding sequence ATGTTTCTTGACCGAATTGTGGCGTCCGTCGATGCGCGGGTCGAGGCCCTTCGGGACGAATGGGCGCGACTCGAAGAAAAGGCCCAAAACATGCCGCCGACCCGCTCGCTGGCCGATGCGTTACGGGCCGATCCGGGGACGCTTCAGGTGATTGCCGAATGCAAGCAACGATCGCCGTCCAAAGGGTGGTTAACCGACCATTATGACCCGGTCGCGCAAGCTCAAGGCTACCAACGGGCGGGGGCGGCCGCGATATCCGTTCTCACCGAACCGGAGTTTTTTGCCGGCGATCTTGCCCATTTGCGGGCGGTGCGGGAAGCGGTATCGATTCCGGTTTTACGTAAAGACTTCATTCGCCACCCGGTGCAGATTGCGGAGGCGCGGGCGGCCGGCGCCGATGCCGTGTTATTGATTATCCGCATTTTGGAACCGGACCAATATCGAGCGTTGTATGATTATGCCACCCGATTGGGGCTTGATGTTCTGGTTGAAATTCATTCCCCGGTGGAGGCCGAGGTTGCCTTGACCGCTCACCCGGCCATTATCGGGGTGAATAACCGCGATTTGGACTCTTTTGAGACGCGTCTGTCTTTTTCTCAGGAAATGGCTTTAGCGTTGGGGCCGGACATTATCAAAGTCAGCGAAAGCGGCATTCATCAGGTAGAGGATTTGCGCCAGGTCCGGGACTGGGGGTATCAGGCCGTATTAGTGGGAGAGGCCCTGATGCGCGGCCGTCCGTTGTTGGAGGAATGGCGTGCTAACGGTTAA
- a CDS encoding Anthranilate phosphoribosyltransferase (PFAM: Glycosyl transferase family, a/b domain; Glycosyl transferase family, helical bundle domain~TIGRFAM: anthranilate phosphoribosyltransferase~COGs: COG0547 Anthranilate phosphoribosyltransferase~HAMAP: Anthranilate phosphoribosyl transferase~InterPro IPR017459:IPR000312:IPR005940~KEGG: tmr:Tmar_1454 anthranilate phosphoribosyltransferase~PFAM: Glycosyl transferase, family 3; Glycosyl transferase, family 3, N-terminal~PRIAM: Anthranilate phosphoribosyltransferase~SPTR: Anthranilate phosphoribosyltransferase;~TIGRFAM: Anthranilate phosphoribosyl transferase) has translation MSEVIRDSLERLTAGQSLSEEQAFSLMDAIMGGEATPAQIGGVLLALRVRGETVDEIVGFARAMRHHATAPSIRRRPVIDTCGTGGDRSFTFNVSTVSAFVVAGAGLPVAKHGNRSATSKSGSADMLEAMGIPIQYAVEDVARLIDTVGFGFLFAQQVHPSMRYAAPVRRELGVRTVFNVLGPLTNPLNPEFQLMGVFAPDWAEPVAQALARLGIDRAAVVHGHGGLDEVSLSGPTRVALVDQGQVTVMEITPEELGLPRYPLGAFQGGDPATNARICRDILTGEAADAMTDLVLANAGMALYVGRRAASPAEGVELARDSIRQGRALEVLTQLIPQEESSDVS, from the coding sequence ATGAGTGAGGTCATTCGAGACAGTTTAGAGCGTCTAACGGCCGGCCAATCTTTGAGTGAAGAACAGGCATTTTCGCTCATGGACGCAATTATGGGCGGGGAGGCGACGCCGGCCCAAATTGGCGGGGTGTTGCTCGCGTTGCGGGTGCGAGGGGAAACGGTGGACGAAATTGTCGGCTTTGCCCGAGCCATGCGGCATCACGCGACGGCCCCGTCGATTCGGCGGCGGCCGGTTATTGACACCTGCGGAACCGGCGGCGACCGATCATTTACGTTTAACGTATCGACCGTCTCGGCGTTTGTGGTGGCCGGCGCCGGATTGCCGGTGGCCAAGCACGGTAATCGCTCGGCGACCTCCAAAAGCGGTAGTGCAGACATGCTCGAAGCGATGGGCATTCCCATCCAATATGCGGTCGAGGATGTTGCTCGCTTAATCGACACCGTGGGATTCGGCTTTTTGTTTGCCCAGCAGGTGCATCCCTCCATGCGGTATGCGGCGCCGGTACGTCGAGAGCTGGGGGTCCGTACGGTTTTTAACGTGCTGGGACCCTTGACCAACCCGTTAAATCCGGAATTCCAGTTGATGGGAGTGTTTGCCCCCGATTGGGCGGAACCGGTCGCACAGGCTCTGGCCCGGTTGGGCATTGATCGGGCTGCCGTCGTCCATGGCCATGGGGGTCTAGACGAAGTGTCCCTCTCAGGTCCGACCCGCGTGGCGTTGGTTGATCAAGGCCAAGTGACGGTCATGGAAATCACTCCCGAGGAGCTGGGATTGCCGCGATATCCGCTGGGAGCGTTTCAGGGGGGAGATCCCGCGACCAACGCCCGCATTTGCCGCGATATTTTAACCGGCGAGGCGGCGGATGCCATGACCGACCTGGTGTTGGCGAATGCGGGAATGGCTCTTTATGTCGGGCGGCGTGCGGCCTCGCCGGCGGAAGGGGTTGAACTGGCGCGTGATAGCATCCGCCAAGGGCGGGCGCTTGAGGTGCTCACCCAATTGATACCGCAGGAGGAATCGTCCGATGTTTCTTGA
- a CDS encoding anthranilate synthase, component II (PFAM: Glutamine amidotransferase class-I~TIGRFAM: glutamine amidotransferase of anthranilate synthase or aminodeoxychorismate synthase~COGs: COG0512 Anthranilate/para-aminobenzoate synthase component II~InterPro IPR000991:IPR006221~KEGG: sti:Sthe_1877 glutamine amidotransferase of anthranilate synthase~PFAM: Glutamine amidotransferase class-I, C-terminal~PRIAM: Anthranilate synthase~SPTR: Glutamine amidotransferase of anthranilate synthase;~TIGRFAM: Glutamine amidotransferase of anthranilate synthase), which produces MAMILVIDNYDSFTYNLVQYLGLLSTVIVQRNDVLSVDDVLALKPDGIVISPGPGRPEDAGISVPLLRTLQGRIPTLGVCLGHQAIALAYGGQIIPAPRLMHGKADMIYHQNRGLLTGLPQGFQAGRYHSLAVDVSQVPELQVDAMSSDGTVMAISHRTQPVFGVQFHPESYLTPDGMKILEQFVERTEVARERGLIV; this is translated from the coding sequence ATGGCTATGATTTTAGTGATTGACAACTATGACTCCTTTACCTATAACCTCGTGCAATATCTCGGTCTTTTGAGCACGGTGATTGTGCAGCGGAACGACGTGTTGAGCGTCGACGACGTATTGGCGTTAAAGCCGGACGGCATCGTCATTTCACCCGGTCCGGGCCGACCGGAGGATGCGGGAATATCGGTTCCCTTGTTGCGCACGTTGCAGGGGCGGATTCCTACGCTTGGGGTTTGTTTAGGGCACCAGGCGATCGCGCTTGCCTATGGCGGGCAGATTATTCCCGCCCCCCGGTTGATGCATGGAAAGGCGGACATGATTTACCACCAGAATCGTGGCCTTTTAACCGGCTTGCCGCAAGGATTTCAAGCAGGACGTTACCATTCGCTGGCGGTCGATGTCAGTCAAGTGCCGGAATTGCAAGTCGACGCCATGAGTAGCGATGGCACGGTGATGGCGATTTCTCACCGGACTCAACCGGTTTTCGGGGTGCAATTTCATCCCGAATCGTATCTCACGCCCGATGGGATGAAAATTCTTGAACAGTTTGTCGAGCGGACGGAAGTGGCGCGGGAGCGGGGGTTAATCGTATGA